From a single Mycolicibacterium moriokaense genomic region:
- a CDS encoding L,D-transpeptidase translates to MRQPMTRRLITAVMAAGLVGGMVLSTPSALAQPDVPPPPPAPVDPAAAVAPPAVPAAFPPPAPPGPPAPPPLGAPLPPPPPPLFGEPQPMAIPEGTPAGQNPTPFIGEPPFLPPSFNPTNGAKVGAAKPIYINFQRPIANRQMAQDAVHITSVPPVPGRFYWTSDTQLRWRPQDFWPAGTTVYIDAAGTKSSFTVPEQLVATIDDSTHQMEVVRNGELVKTIPVSMGMSAGGHTTPNGTYYVLEKFPHIVMDSSTYGVPVNSEYGYKTDVDLAVRIDNSGNFVHSAPWSVADQGVRNVSHGCINISPANAKWFYDNFGSGDPIVIKNSKGWYNQPDGASDWQMF, encoded by the coding sequence ATGCGGCAGCCGATGACAAGGCGCCTTATCACCGCTGTGATGGCGGCCGGGCTGGTCGGCGGGATGGTGCTGAGCACCCCGTCAGCGCTGGCTCAGCCGGATGTTCCACCACCGCCACCCGCTCCGGTCGACCCGGCCGCTGCGGTGGCTCCGCCCGCGGTCCCGGCGGCCTTTCCGCCGCCCGCTCCGCCTGGGCCGCCCGCGCCACCCCCGCTCGGTGCGCCTCTGCCACCCCCGCCGCCACCGCTGTTCGGGGAGCCCCAGCCGATGGCCATCCCGGAGGGAACGCCCGCCGGGCAGAACCCGACGCCGTTCATCGGGGAGCCGCCGTTCCTGCCGCCGTCGTTCAATCCGACCAACGGCGCCAAGGTCGGCGCGGCCAAGCCGATCTACATCAATTTCCAGCGGCCCATCGCCAACCGGCAGATGGCCCAGGACGCCGTGCACATCACGTCCGTGCCGCCTGTTCCCGGCAGGTTCTACTGGACGAGCGACACTCAGCTACGGTGGCGTCCGCAGGACTTCTGGCCGGCAGGCACCACCGTCTACATCGACGCCGCGGGGACCAAGTCGAGTTTCACCGTCCCCGAGCAGCTGGTCGCTACGATCGACGATTCGACGCATCAGATGGAAGTCGTGCGTAACGGCGAGTTGGTGAAGACCATCCCGGTGTCGATGGGGATGTCGGCGGGCGGGCATACCACGCCCAACGGCACCTACTACGTGCTCGAGAAGTTCCCCCACATCGTCATGGACTCGTCGACGTACGGCGTTCCGGTGAATTCGGAGTACGGCTACAAGACCGATGTGGACCTCGCAGTCCGGATCGATAACAGCGGCAACTTCGTGCACAGCGCGCCATGGTCGGTGGCCGATCAGGGCGTACGGAACGTCAGCCACGGCTGTATCAACATCAGCCCTGCGAACGCGAAGTGGTTCTACGACAACTTCGGCAGCGGCGACCCGATCGTCATCAAGAACTCGAAGGGCTGGTACAACCAACCCGACGGCGCCTCAGACTGGCAGATGTTCTAA
- the ricR gene encoding copper-sensing transcriptional repressor RicR, with amino-acid sequence MADEKAEPGYSPQKDNYAKRLRRIEGQVRGIAKMIDEDKYCIDVLTQISAVNSALQSVALGLLDEHLGHCVSQAVAEGGTEAEAKLAEASAAIARLVRS; translated from the coding sequence ATGGCTGATGAGAAGGCCGAGCCTGGTTACTCGCCGCAGAAGGACAACTACGCGAAGCGGCTACGCAGGATCGAAGGTCAGGTTCGCGGCATCGCGAAGATGATCGACGAGGACAAGTACTGCATCGACGTGCTGACCCAGATCAGCGCTGTCAACAGCGCACTGCAGTCCGTCGCGCTGGGCCTGCTCGACGAGCACCTCGGGCACTGCGTCAGCCAGGCCGTCGCCGAGGGCGGCACGGAGGCGGAGGCCAAGCTCGCCGAGGCATCGGCCGCGATTGCCCGGCTGGTGCGTTCCTAG
- a CDS encoding DUF305 domain-containing protein produces the protein MPYRATRTAALVPAIVLALCAALFLAACSSSEEKTDAGTTHESTVSMEPAGFNTDDRAFATDMIPHHEQAIELSALVPERSTNPELIALANQITAAQQPEINALRVFLVQWDENPEDNADGSDGADGSASHGAGGHHGQMQGMVDDATMAKLQSLSGPEFDELWLQSMISHHQGAIEMAKAEVANGLNVDVKRMAQSIIDSQQAEITQMNQMLKGGQ, from the coding sequence ATGCCGTATCGCGCCACTCGTACCGCCGCCCTCGTCCCGGCAATCGTGCTAGCCCTCTGCGCCGCGCTGTTCCTCGCCGCGTGCTCGAGCTCCGAGGAGAAGACCGATGCGGGCACGACTCACGAGTCCACCGTCAGCATGGAGCCTGCCGGCTTCAACACCGACGACCGTGCGTTCGCGACCGACATGATTCCGCACCACGAACAGGCGATCGAGTTGTCGGCCCTGGTGCCCGAGCGTTCCACCAACCCCGAACTCATCGCCCTGGCCAACCAGATCACCGCCGCACAGCAGCCCGAGATCAACGCCTTGCGGGTGTTCCTCGTGCAGTGGGACGAAAATCCCGAAGACAATGCCGACGGTTCCGATGGTGCCGACGGTTCCGCCTCGCACGGCGCCGGCGGTCACCACGGCCAGATGCAGGGCATGGTCGACGACGCCACGATGGCCAAACTCCAGTCGCTGTCCGGCCCGGAGTTCGACGAGCTGTGGTTGCAGTCGATGATCAGCCACCACCAGGGGGCCATCGAGATGGCCAAGGCCGAGGTGGCCAACGGCCTGAACGTGGACGTCAAGCGCATGGCGCAGTCCATCATCGATTCGCAGCAGGCGGAGATCACCCAGATGAACCAGATGCTGAAAGGCGGGCAGTGA
- the ilvD gene encoding dihydroxy-acid dehydratase, giving the protein MPSDSASPDIKPRSRDVTDGLEKAAARGMLRAVGMEDADFAKPQIGVGSSWNEITPCNLSLDRLAKAVKDGVHAAGGYPLEFGTISVSDGISMGHEGMHFSLVSREVIADSVETVMQAERLDGSVLLAGCDKSLPGMLMAAARLDLASVFLYAGSILPGIAKLSDGSEKEVTIIDAFEAVGACARGLMSREDVDAIERAICPGEGACGGMYTANTMASAAEALGMSLPGSAAPPATDRRRDGFARRSGEAVVELLRRGITARDILVKEAFENAIAVVMAFGGSTNAVLHLLAIAHEANVKLSLDDFTRIGSKVPHLADVKPFGSHVMTDVDRIGGVPVVMKALLDAGLLHGDVLTVTGQTMAQNLAHIAPPDPDGKVLRALSNPIHPTGGITILHGSLAPEGAVVKSAGFDSDVFEGTARVFERERAALDALEDGTITAGDVVVIRYEGPKGGPGMREMLAITGAIKGAGLGKDVLLMTDGRFSGGTTGLCVGHIAPEAVDGGPIAFLRDGDRIRLDVAKGTLDVLVDPAEFDSRKVGFEPLPPRYTTGVLAKYTKLVGSAAGGAVCG; this is encoded by the coding sequence ATGCCCTCAGACTCCGCCAGTCCCGATATCAAGCCTCGCAGCCGCGACGTCACCGACGGCCTCGAGAAGGCCGCCGCCCGCGGGATGCTGCGGGCGGTAGGCATGGAGGACGCCGACTTCGCCAAACCGCAGATCGGCGTCGGGTCGTCGTGGAACGAGATCACCCCGTGCAACCTGTCGCTGGACCGGTTGGCCAAGGCCGTCAAGGACGGGGTGCACGCCGCGGGCGGATACCCGCTGGAGTTCGGCACCATCTCGGTGTCCGACGGCATCTCGATGGGCCACGAGGGCATGCACTTCTCGCTGGTCAGCCGCGAGGTCATCGCCGACAGCGTCGAGACCGTGATGCAGGCCGAGCGCCTGGACGGTTCGGTGCTGCTCGCCGGCTGCGACAAGTCGCTGCCCGGCATGCTGATGGCGGCCGCCCGTCTCGACCTGGCGAGCGTCTTCCTCTATGCCGGGTCGATCCTGCCCGGCATCGCCAAGCTGTCGGACGGCAGCGAGAAGGAAGTGACGATCATCGACGCCTTCGAGGCCGTCGGTGCGTGCGCCCGGGGCCTGATGTCGCGCGAGGACGTCGACGCGATCGAACGGGCTATCTGTCCCGGTGAGGGTGCGTGCGGCGGCATGTACACCGCCAACACCATGGCCAGTGCGGCCGAGGCGCTGGGCATGTCGCTGCCCGGCAGCGCAGCTCCCCCGGCCACCGACCGCCGCCGGGACGGGTTCGCCCGGCGCAGCGGCGAGGCCGTCGTGGAACTGCTTCGCCGCGGCATCACCGCGCGCGACATCCTGGTCAAGGAAGCGTTCGAGAACGCGATCGCGGTGGTGATGGCGTTCGGCGGCTCGACCAACGCAGTGCTGCACCTGCTGGCGATCGCCCACGAGGCGAACGTGAAACTGTCGCTCGACGACTTCACCCGCATCGGCAGCAAGGTTCCGCACCTGGCCGACGTCAAACCGTTCGGCTCGCACGTGATGACCGACGTCGACCGCATCGGCGGCGTGCCGGTCGTGATGAAGGCGCTGCTCGATGCCGGGCTGTTGCACGGCGACGTCCTGACCGTCACCGGCCAGACCATGGCGCAGAACCTCGCGCACATCGCGCCGCCCGACCCGGACGGCAAGGTGCTACGGGCGCTGTCCAACCCGATCCACCCCACCGGCGGCATCACAATCCTGCACGGGTCCCTGGCGCCGGAAGGCGCGGTGGTGAAGTCGGCAGGCTTCGACTCCGACGTGTTCGAAGGCACCGCAAGGGTTTTCGAGCGCGAGCGGGCTGCCCTGGACGCTCTCGAGGACGGCACCATCACCGCGGGCGACGTCGTCGTCATCCGCTACGAGGGCCCCAAGGGCGGTCCCGGCATGCGGGAGATGCTGGCCATCACCGGCGCCATCAAGGGTGCGGGTCTCGGCAAGGACGTGCTGCTCATGACCGACGGCCGCTTCTCCGGCGGCACCACCGGCCTGTGCGTCGGACACATCGCACCCGAGGCGGTCGACGGTGGGCCGATCGCGTTCCTGCGGGACGGCGACCGCATCCGTCTCGACGTCGCCAAAGGCACCCTGGACGTGCTGGTCGATCCGGCCGAATTCGATTCGCGCAAGGTGGGATTCGAACCCCTACCGCCGCGCTACACCACCGGTGTGCTGGCCAAGTACACCAAGCTGGTGGGCTCGGCGGCCGGCGGCGCCGTCTGCGGCTAA
- a CDS encoding DAPG hydrolase family protein has protein sequence MSAYLGYRDGDADTPWGKYFNPEMAELPRHVVVALEHGPQADQTLLGFDSAGTILDEDYHQTENGYGQLRGGGFQVSVRTDMPGVTPAMWDWWFGWHGSDSRRYKLWHPRAHASARWSDGGPDGSWVGRTSLIEEYLGSAYAKAAIQFVEPQVIGLDPARLGGDVAVCARLGSSEVPVDIGWFVHHVRATADGAEMRSRFWMGGPYIGLRKGNVLTDTVIRPIAAHQLPDPRDLLVHCAQEMNHLAGFLPQVYAEFSAG, from the coding sequence ATGAGCGCGTATCTGGGCTACCGCGATGGCGATGCCGACACCCCGTGGGGCAAGTACTTCAATCCCGAGATGGCCGAGCTGCCACGGCATGTGGTGGTCGCGCTGGAGCACGGCCCGCAGGCCGATCAGACGCTGCTCGGATTCGATTCTGCGGGAACGATTCTCGATGAGGACTACCATCAGACCGAGAACGGCTACGGCCAGCTGCGTGGCGGCGGCTTCCAGGTGTCGGTGCGCACCGACATGCCAGGCGTCACCCCGGCGATGTGGGACTGGTGGTTCGGTTGGCACGGCAGCGATTCGCGGCGCTACAAGCTGTGGCATCCCCGTGCGCACGCGTCGGCGCGCTGGAGTGACGGCGGCCCCGACGGCAGTTGGGTGGGGCGCACCTCGTTGATCGAGGAGTACCTCGGGTCGGCGTACGCCAAGGCCGCGATCCAATTCGTCGAACCACAGGTGATCGGCCTCGATCCCGCCCGCCTCGGCGGCGACGTCGCGGTGTGCGCTCGGCTGGGATCATCGGAGGTTCCGGTCGACATTGGTTGGTTCGTCCACCACGTGCGGGCCACCGCGGACGGCGCCGAGATGCGGTCGCGGTTCTGGATGGGCGGGCCGTACATCGGCCTGCGGAAGGGAAATGTTCTGACCGACACGGTGATTCGGCCCATCGCCGCGCACCAGCTGCCGGACCCGCGAGATCTGCTCGTGCACTGCGCGCAGGAGATGAACCATCTCGCCGGCTTCCTGCCGCAGGTGTATGCCGAGTTCTCGGCTGGCTGA
- a CDS encoding FAD-binding oxidoreductase, whose amino-acid sequence MTLPEGRSFVRGDDGYEAARRSTVWNQRVPDRYPAVIVQARDDDDIVAALAYAKANDLQVGIRSGGHSWAANHLRDGGLLLDMHGFDRATIDKDKMVAVAGPGKGGSILAAELDAEGLFFPAGHCKGVCIGGYLLQGGYGWNSRVYGPACESVIGLDVITADGEKLYIDAENHPDLYWSARGAGPGFFAVVTAFHLKLYAKPAVCGMSLYVYPFDCADEVFTWARAISADVDRRVELQILATRSVPDIGMDSPAILLASPVFADTEQEAEEALALLGTCPAIDKALTKIPYAPTDLPTWYTAVMGNYLEDHRYSADNMWTSAPAEDLMPGIHRILDTMPPHPAHFLWLNWGPSPARQDMAYSVEAEIYLALYGGWMDEADDDKYADWPRANMAAMAHLADGIQLADENLGQRPARFATDEAMARLDRVRAAYDPDGRFYPWMGRV is encoded by the coding sequence GTGACGCTTCCAGAGGGGCGATCTTTCGTTCGGGGCGACGACGGTTACGAGGCTGCCCGGCGCTCCACGGTGTGGAACCAGCGGGTGCCGGACCGGTATCCCGCGGTGATCGTGCAGGCCCGCGACGACGACGACATCGTGGCCGCACTCGCCTACGCGAAGGCCAACGATCTTCAGGTCGGCATCCGGTCGGGCGGCCACAGCTGGGCCGCCAACCATCTGCGCGACGGCGGTCTGCTGCTCGACATGCACGGGTTCGACCGGGCGACCATCGACAAGGACAAGATGGTCGCCGTGGCGGGCCCCGGCAAGGGCGGCAGCATCCTCGCGGCCGAACTCGACGCCGAGGGCTTGTTCTTCCCCGCCGGACACTGCAAGGGCGTGTGCATCGGCGGGTATCTTCTGCAGGGCGGTTACGGCTGGAACAGCCGGGTCTACGGGCCGGCGTGCGAGAGCGTGATCGGTCTCGACGTGATCACCGCCGACGGCGAGAAGCTCTACATCGACGCCGAGAACCACCCCGACCTGTACTGGTCGGCGCGCGGTGCGGGACCAGGCTTCTTCGCGGTCGTCACCGCCTTTCACCTCAAGCTGTATGCCAAGCCCGCCGTGTGCGGCATGAGCCTGTACGTCTACCCGTTCGACTGTGCCGACGAGGTGTTCACCTGGGCGCGTGCGATCAGCGCGGACGTCGACCGGAGGGTGGAACTGCAGATCCTCGCCACCAGGAGCGTGCCGGACATCGGGATGGACAGTCCCGCGATCCTGCTCGCCTCGCCGGTGTTCGCCGACACCGAGCAGGAGGCCGAGGAAGCGCTCGCACTGCTGGGCACCTGCCCGGCCATTGACAAGGCCCTTACCAAAATTCCTTATGCCCCAACGGATCTGCCGACGTGGTACACCGCAGTGATGGGCAACTACCTGGAAGATCACCGTTACTCCGCGGACAACATGTGGACGTCGGCGCCGGCGGAGGACCTGATGCCGGGAATCCACCGCATCCTGGACACCATGCCGCCGCACCCGGCGCACTTCCTGTGGCTCAACTGGGGACCGTCGCCGGCCCGCCAGGACATGGCCTACAGCGTCGAAGCCGAGATCTATCTCGCGCTCTACGGGGGCTGGATGGACGAGGCCGACGACGACAAGTACGCGGACTGGCCGCGGGCCAACATGGCCGCGATGGCGCACCTGGCCGACGGAATCCAGTTGGCCGACGAGAATCTCGGCCAGCGGCCTGCGCGGTTCGCCACCGATGAGGCGATGGCGCGGCTCGACAGGGTCCGCGCCGCATACGATCCCGACGGTCGCTTCTACCCGTGGATGGGGCGGGTGTGA
- a CDS encoding IclR family transcriptional regulator, with amino-acid sequence MTRADQNRTTHSARSDGIQVLRRAAAALDEIAASPGQLRLVDLGGRLGLAKSTVRRLLVGLVEIGFASIDDDGRISLGERLLALGGADDASLTMQFRPTLDRLARATGETVDLSVLRGRQMLFIDQVQSTHRLRAVSAVGMRFPLETTANGKAARQLLNDPAANLSAIAFDRDEHTAGISAAGVAARTVGGHIVAISVPAPSERFTANEAGIVDALRESAQALVI; translated from the coding sequence ATGACGCGTGCGGACCAGAATCGGACAACTCATTCCGCACGTTCCGACGGTATTCAGGTGCTGCGTCGCGCCGCAGCCGCCCTCGACGAAATCGCCGCCTCACCTGGGCAGCTTCGGCTCGTCGACCTGGGCGGCCGGCTCGGCCTGGCCAAGTCGACGGTGCGCCGGCTGCTGGTCGGGCTCGTCGAGATCGGGTTCGCATCCATCGACGACGACGGCCGCATCAGCCTCGGCGAACGGCTGCTCGCGCTCGGCGGCGCCGACGATGCGAGCCTCACGATGCAGTTCCGGCCGACGCTGGACCGGCTGGCCCGCGCGACGGGTGAGACGGTGGATCTGTCGGTGCTACGCGGTCGGCAGATGCTCTTCATCGACCAGGTCCAGTCCACCCACCGGCTCCGGGCGGTGTCGGCGGTCGGCATGCGGTTCCCGCTCGAGACGACCGCCAACGGCAAGGCCGCGCGGCAGCTGCTGAACGACCCGGCGGCGAACCTCAGCGCTATCGCCTTCGATCGAGACGAGCACACCGCCGGCATCTCGGCGGCGGGTGTGGCCGCCAGGACGGTCGGCGGTCACATCGTCGCGATCTCGGTGCCAGCGCCCAGCGAGCGGTTCACCGCGAACGAGGCTGGGATCGTCGACGCGCTGCGCGAATCCGCTCAAGCGCTCGTCATCTGA
- a CDS encoding O-methyltransferase yields the protein MRKRVCDNVSRVEGPDPKELDQLFSRLLHTEDEALTAARAAADAAGMPPIEVSAQHGRLLYLLAKATHATRILEIGTLAGYSTINLARAVGADGRVVTLEFEPKHAEVARQSLARAGVDGRVEVIVGAALDTLPTLAERGEIFDLAFIDADKENNVAYVEWAIKLGHPGSIIVVDNIARFGRVLEPAPDDHQARAVRDMLEMMGAHPRLDTAAIQTVGTKGWDGFAVAMVR from the coding sequence ATGCGAAAGAGGGTGTGCGATAACGTGTCCCGTGTGGAGGGGCCAGACCCGAAGGAGCTCGATCAGCTCTTCAGCCGCCTATTGCATACCGAGGACGAGGCGCTGACGGCGGCACGGGCGGCGGCCGACGCGGCGGGTATGCCGCCCATCGAGGTGTCGGCGCAACACGGAAGGCTGCTGTATCTGCTTGCGAAGGCGACGCATGCCACCCGCATCTTGGAGATCGGCACGCTGGCCGGCTACAGCACCATCAACCTCGCCCGCGCCGTCGGCGCCGACGGTCGGGTGGTGACGCTGGAGTTCGAACCGAAGCACGCCGAGGTGGCCCGCCAGAGCCTGGCGCGCGCCGGCGTCGACGGCCGCGTCGAGGTGATCGTCGGGGCCGCACTGGACACCCTGCCGACCCTGGCCGAGCGCGGCGAGATCTTCGACCTGGCGTTCATCGACGCCGACAAGGAGAACAACGTCGCCTACGTCGAGTGGGCGATCAAGCTGGGCCACCCCGGCTCGATCATCGTGGTGGACAACATCGCTCGGTTCGGCCGCGTCCTCGAGCCGGCGCCCGATGACCATCAGGCCCGTGCGGTACGCGACATGTTGGAAATGATGGGTGCGCATCCGCGGCTGGATACCGCGGCGATCCAGACGGTGGGCACCAAGGGTTGGGACGGGTTCGCGGTCGCGATGGTCAGATGA
- a CDS encoding TIGR04338 family metallohydrolase: MSVRDSQRSKVYAAEEFVRTLFDRAAEHGNRMVDFFGTQLTLPPEGRFASTESVQRYVDDVLGMAVVRESWPGRGPLTVRARRGVTAAHYERDDDGAGIAVPEGRTTWALRELVVLHEIAHHLCAAEPPHGPDFVATFCELAGAVMGPEVAHVLRVVYAKEGVR, translated from the coding sequence GTGAGCGTCAGGGACTCCCAGCGGTCGAAGGTCTACGCCGCAGAGGAATTCGTCCGCACGCTGTTCGACCGGGCCGCCGAGCACGGCAACCGGATGGTCGACTTCTTCGGCACGCAGTTGACGCTGCCGCCGGAGGGCCGCTTCGCGTCGACGGAGTCGGTGCAACGCTACGTCGACGACGTGCTCGGCATGGCGGTGGTGCGCGAGTCGTGGCCCGGCAGGGGACCGCTGACCGTGCGCGCCCGGCGCGGGGTCACTGCGGCGCACTACGAACGCGACGACGACGGCGCGGGTATCGCCGTCCCGGAGGGACGCACCACCTGGGCGTTGCGCGAGCTGGTGGTGCTCCACGAGATCGCCCACCACCTCTGCGCCGCCGAGCCGCCCCACGGCCCCGACTTCGTTGCCACGTTCTGTGAACTCGCCGGAGCGGTCATGGGCCCGGAAGTCGCCCATGTGCTGCGCGTGGTCTATGCGAAAGAGGGTGTGCGATAA
- a CDS encoding DUF2786 domain-containing protein, giving the protein MTDDRMLARIAALLRQAEGTDNTHEADAFMAAAQRLATATSIDLAVARSHSSNRTKAQVPVQRTITIGNAGTRGLRTYVQLFTVIAMANDVKCDVASNSTFVYAYGFGEDIDASHALYASLVTQMVRASEAYIASGAHRPTPTITARINFQLAFGARIGKRLAEAREEAQREATNGRDSRPGTAIALRNKDIELRDFYRQTSEARGTWRATSATAGYSSAARRAGDRAGRRARLGTSPELGGARSALER; this is encoded by the coding sequence ATGACTGACGACAGGATGCTGGCGCGCATCGCCGCGCTGCTGCGCCAGGCCGAGGGGACCGACAACACGCATGAGGCCGACGCGTTCATGGCCGCCGCTCAGCGGTTGGCCACGGCGACGTCGATCGACCTGGCGGTCGCGCGGTCCCATTCGTCCAACCGCACCAAGGCGCAGGTACCGGTGCAGCGCACCATCACGATCGGCAATGCGGGGACGCGCGGGCTGCGCACGTACGTGCAGCTGTTCACGGTGATCGCGATGGCCAACGACGTGAAATGTGATGTCGCGTCGAACTCGACGTTCGTCTACGCGTACGGCTTCGGTGAGGACATCGACGCCAGCCACGCGCTCTATGCCAGCCTGGTGACGCAGATGGTGCGGGCGTCGGAGGCCTACATCGCGTCGGGCGCCCACCGTCCGACGCCCACCATCACCGCACGCATCAACTTCCAGCTCGCGTTCGGCGCACGGATCGGCAAGCGGCTGGCCGAGGCGCGCGAAGAGGCCCAGCGTGAGGCGACCAACGGGCGCGACAGCAGACCGGGCACCGCTATCGCGCTGCGGAACAAGGACATCGAGCTGAGGGACTTCTACCGGCAGACCTCAGAAGCGCGGGGCACATGGCGGGCCACCAGTGCGACGGCGGGGTACTCGTCGGCGGCGCGGCGCGCGGGGGATCGCGCCGGCCGCCGGGCCCGGCTGGGAACCAGCCCCGAGCTGGGTGGTGCACGCTCGGCCCTGGAGCGGTGA
- a CDS encoding alpha/beta hydrolase family protein: protein MILALAACGSSEEAPRWVDEDVTFTADGLTIHGTYRHERDGKPGPAALLISESGNTDRNGDNAVAGPVGNMRQLAELLSDKGVASLRYDKVGTGKTGLGPYAQRPMDVVSSVYTSGAKAAARFLADQPATEADRISVYAVGEGAVHALALATDTGADAPKIHSLGLFQPLPGRYLDIITNRVRASASPEALNTWLAAVEQVRTKGTVAENLPEGLGALLNQGNVKAVIEADKIDPLTLAAKVPAGTPVLLTCSDADAQATCTSVKPLVDALQHTALTVVELQGVNHVLRDDPTDNVANYAKQDPLSPQLVSAIDAFVGK from the coding sequence TTGATACTAGCCCTGGCGGCGTGCGGGTCGTCGGAGGAAGCGCCCCGCTGGGTCGACGAGGACGTGACGTTCACCGCTGACGGCCTCACCATCCACGGCACCTATCGCCACGAGCGGGACGGGAAGCCCGGGCCTGCGGCGCTGCTGATCTCCGAGAGCGGCAACACCGACCGCAACGGCGACAACGCCGTGGCGGGCCCGGTGGGCAACATGCGTCAACTCGCCGAACTGTTGTCGGACAAGGGCGTTGCCAGCCTGCGCTACGACAAGGTCGGTACGGGGAAAACGGGTCTCGGCCCTTACGCGCAGCGCCCCATGGACGTCGTCAGCTCCGTCTACACGTCCGGCGCCAAGGCCGCGGCGCGGTTCCTCGCCGACCAGCCCGCGACCGAGGCGGACCGCATCTCCGTCTACGCAGTGGGAGAAGGCGCCGTGCATGCGTTGGCGCTGGCGACCGACACCGGCGCCGACGCACCGAAGATCCACTCGCTGGGCCTTTTTCAGCCGCTGCCGGGCCGATACCTGGACATCATCACCAATCGGGTGCGTGCCAGCGCGTCCCCGGAGGCACTCAACACCTGGCTGGCCGCCGTCGAGCAGGTCCGCACCAAGGGCACCGTGGCGGAGAACCTCCCGGAGGGGCTCGGGGCGCTGCTCAACCAGGGCAACGTCAAGGCGGTCATCGAGGCCGACAAGATCGATCCGCTCACCCTGGCCGCCAAGGTGCCTGCCGGCACGCCCGTGTTGTTGACGTGCTCGGACGCGGACGCCCAGGCGACGTGCACGTCGGTCAAACCGCTTGTCGACGCGCTCCAACACACCGCGCTGACAGTCGTCGAACTGCAGGGTGTCAACCACGTGCTGCGCGACGACCCCACCGACAACGTCGCCAATTACGCCAAGCAGGACCCACTTTCTCCACAACTCGTCAGTGCGATCGACGCCTTTGTCGGCAAGTAG
- a CDS encoding alpha/beta hydrolase, with protein MATTRSERSFDGIGGVRIVYDVWTPEVAPRGVVVLCHGYAEHARRYDHVAQRFGEAGLITYALDLRGHGRSGGKRVYLRKIDEYTGDFHTLVGIATADHPDLPRIVLGHSMGGGVVFAYGVEHPDDYTAMVLSGPAVYAQDAVSSFMITIAKVLGSILPGLPVEKLPTDAVSRDPEVVAAYEADPLVHHGKLPAGIGKALIKVGETMPQRAGALTAPLLVVHGEQDKLIPVEGSRHLLECVGSKDAHLKVYPELYHEVFNEPEKALVLDDVTSWIEAKL; from the coding sequence GTGGCAACTACCCGCAGCGAACGCAGCTTCGACGGCATCGGAGGGGTCCGCATCGTCTACGACGTGTGGACCCCGGAGGTGGCGCCGCGCGGCGTCGTCGTGCTCTGCCACGGATACGCCGAGCACGCGCGCCGCTATGACCACGTGGCTCAGCGATTCGGGGAGGCGGGGTTGATCACCTACGCGCTGGACCTCCGCGGCCATGGCCGGTCCGGCGGCAAACGGGTGTACCTGCGCAAAATCGACGAGTACACCGGCGATTTCCACACCCTGGTCGGCATCGCCACCGCCGATCATCCCGACCTGCCGCGGATCGTGCTCGGCCACAGCATGGGCGGCGGTGTCGTTTTCGCGTACGGCGTCGAGCATCCCGACGACTACACGGCGATGGTGCTGTCCGGCCCGGCGGTCTACGCCCAGGACGCGGTGTCGTCGTTCATGATCACCATCGCCAAGGTGCTGGGAAGCATCCTGCCCGGCCTGCCCGTCGAAAAGCTCCCGACCGACGCGGTGTCCCGCGATCCAGAGGTGGTCGCCGCCTACGAAGCCGACCCGCTGGTGCACCACGGCAAGCTGCCTGCGGGCATCGGCAAGGCGCTCATCAAGGTCGGCGAGACCATGCCGCAGCGCGCCGGTGCGCTGACCGCGCCACTGCTGGTCGTGCACGGTGAGCAGGACAAGCTGATCCCGGTCGAAGGCAGTCGCCACCTCCTGGAGTGCGTCGGGTCCAAGGACGCCCACCTCAAGGTGTATCCCGAGCTGTACCACGAGGTGTTCAACGAGCCCGAGAAGGCATTGGTGCTCGACGACGTCACCTCGTGGATCGAGGCCAAGCTTTGA